In Leptospira bourretii, a genomic segment contains:
- a CDS encoding NAD(P)H-dependent oxidoreductase: MQTNQRNILVILGHPNPNSLCAHLAETYVNSAKQSGHTVNYLKLADLSFDYNLHMGHKKDSPQTLEPDLIRSQKLITDANHLVFVFPSWWASMPAILKAWIDRVFLPGFSFKYRKNSPLPEKLLLGKTARIFVTMDAPSWYYKWFNKSPGVQLLKFGTLEFCGVSPVKVSVFAQVGTRKQSDFLKWTKDVESLAKQGK; the protein is encoded by the coding sequence ATGCAAACCAACCAACGGAATATTCTTGTTATCCTTGGCCATCCGAACCCAAATTCACTTTGTGCTCATTTAGCGGAGACTTATGTAAATTCAGCAAAACAATCGGGTCATACAGTGAACTATCTGAAATTGGCCGATTTAAGTTTTGATTATAATTTACACATGGGCCATAAAAAAGATTCCCCTCAGACGCTCGAACCAGACTTGATCCGAAGTCAAAAGTTGATAACGGATGCAAACCATTTGGTATTTGTATTTCCTAGTTGGTGGGCCAGTATGCCTGCGATATTAAAGGCATGGATTGACCGAGTGTTTTTACCGGGATTCTCTTTTAAATATCGGAAAAACTCTCCCCTTCCCGAAAAACTTTTGTTAGGTAAAACAGCCCGTATCTTTGTAACGATGGATGCTCCTAGTTGGTATTACAAATGGTTTAACAAATCTCCGGGTGTTCAGTTGTTGAAGTTTGGGACTTTGGAGTTTTGTGGAGTGTCTCCTGTTAAAGTAAGCGTTTTTGCTCAGGTAGGAACTCGGAAACAATCAGACTTTTTGAAATGGACCAAAGATGTTGAATCTTTAGCCAAACAAGGTAAATAG
- a CDS encoding DUF1554 domain-containing protein, with the protein MFRFIIILFFIFSCREKSLNNACDINSDSYKNSVIIYNLLGIQISNCSAGIVDFNPSAIFVNRKEGKVSEGGGDLTLGSSQTFTVQLRRKPMSKVEIQLVFSNLTYITVSQLNFTFDSQSWSIPQTFYITAKNDNLLNGSRNISLQLIANSDDKNLDLTPVVIPIEVLDNEKRLFVSTNPYMGGSFGGISGADTICSSDIKCPAGSTCKAMILGSTRVASQSANLGDGQVDWVLHPNAHYYLTDNATLIANTNSSSLLQIPFFSVMDASAPGTWLGSNSGWVLGANSCSDWTDNTNTVTGYMFRTQFTNSTLFGGNFNCNNPVNLFCVEY; encoded by the coding sequence ATGTTTCGATTTATCATTATTTTATTTTTCATTTTTTCCTGTCGCGAAAAATCATTAAACAATGCTTGCGATATCAATTCGGACTCTTATAAAAATTCTGTTATTATTTATAATCTATTAGGTATACAAATTAGCAATTGTTCTGCTGGAATAGTTGATTTCAATCCATCTGCTATTTTTGTGAATAGAAAAGAAGGAAAGGTTTCCGAAGGTGGTGGAGATTTAACACTAGGTAGTTCTCAAACTTTTACAGTTCAACTAAGAAGAAAACCTATGTCGAAGGTTGAAATCCAATTGGTGTTTTCGAACTTAACTTATATTACAGTATCGCAATTAAATTTTACATTCGATTCTCAGTCGTGGTCGATTCCACAGACTTTTTATATCACGGCTAAAAATGATAATCTGTTGAATGGCAGTCGAAACATTAGTCTGCAACTCATAGCAAATTCGGATGATAAAAATTTAGATCTAACACCTGTAGTTATACCTATTGAAGTTTTGGACAATGAAAAACGATTATTTGTTTCGACAAATCCATATATGGGAGGATCTTTTGGCGGAATTTCTGGGGCTGATACTATATGTTCTTCTGATATAAAATGCCCTGCAGGTTCGACATGTAAGGCGATGATTTTAGGTTCAACAAGAGTAGCCTCTCAATCTGCAAATTTAGGTGACGGCCAGGTTGATTGGGTTCTACATCCTAATGCTCACTATTATCTCACCGATAATGCAACTTTGATAGCCAATACAAATTCCTCTTCACTTTTACAAATTCCCTTTTTCAGTGTGATGGATGCCTCTGCTCCTGGAACATGGCTTGGTAGTAACTCTGGTTGGGTATTGGGAGCAAATAGTTGTAGTGATTGGACGGATAACACTAATACTGTTACGGGTTACATGTTTCGTACTCAATTTACAAATAGCACGCTTTTTGGTGGAAATTTTAATTGTAATAACCCTGTAAATTTATTTTGCGTAGAGTATTAA
- a CDS encoding ABC transporter substrate-binding protein, whose product MGWGTVSKRCYYVFSVCVMFIFCSPIFGTEKVTLHLKWFHQFQFAGYYAALEKGYYKDLGLDVEIFESTIGIKGIHEKVIQSPGHYGVGSNELIQERYAGKPVVVLAVIFQHSPSVLFFKKTSNIQSIHDLAGKRVMLTPRMDEIVAYLKKEGIELKDLQLIEHKFDPNDLITGKVDAFSGYATTQAYDFKKAGFPFVEYSPRVAGIDFYGDNFFTSEIEVREHPDRVKAFREASLRGWQYAMSHEEEIVDLIYEKYSKRNSKERLLFEAKQMTPLIQPVLVEMGYMNPGRWKHINDVYADLGMLPKNMNLRGFIYDPNPQTNYDWIYYSFGVVVSIFIVVWLVQWRRLEKQYSENLKKQVEVRTEELKNSNEYLQVLNQSLLNTLKELTEAQDRLLSSEKLAVLGQLAAGMAHELNTPLGAIVSSNQSLADFLNNKINKIVETILGFSKEDSVRFNKVLEESIKNQTFLEGKAERLIKKDLASKYSSTLKMDLYGKHMQLVVETGAYRLGDELSQILESENSLTILETVATISAAYRSNQIISVASEKATHVIRALKSYLVTDKDILSGNTVVDVIFEIETILSLYHYNLSKVNIIKSYSTDKKCKGNRDKLNQVWINLLNNALQAMSYAGTLEIKIQWIEPWIKVSIIDSGTGIPDKIKDKIFDPFFTTKPDGEGMGLGLDICKKIVLQTGGKIELEDVPNGACFAVWLPAE is encoded by the coding sequence ATGGGCTGGGGCACTGTCTCTAAAAGATGTTACTATGTGTTCTCTGTTTGTGTTATGTTTATATTTTGTTCCCCAATTTTTGGAACAGAGAAAGTAACCCTTCACCTAAAATGGTTCCATCAATTTCAATTCGCTGGATACTATGCTGCACTTGAAAAAGGATATTACAAAGATCTTGGACTTGATGTTGAGATTTTTGAAAGTACAATTGGAATCAAAGGTATTCACGAAAAAGTAATTCAATCTCCCGGTCATTATGGTGTAGGGAGTAATGAACTAATCCAAGAAAGATATGCTGGAAAACCAGTGGTTGTTCTCGCAGTCATTTTTCAACATTCTCCTTCTGTTTTGTTTTTTAAAAAAACTTCCAATATTCAAAGTATTCATGACTTAGCTGGCAAACGAGTGATGTTAACTCCTCGGATGGATGAAATAGTTGCTTATCTCAAAAAAGAAGGTATAGAACTAAAGGATTTGCAGCTCATAGAGCATAAATTTGATCCAAATGATTTGATAACGGGTAAGGTGGATGCCTTTTCAGGATATGCCACAACGCAAGCCTATGATTTTAAAAAAGCAGGTTTTCCTTTCGTAGAATATTCACCTCGTGTAGCTGGAATTGATTTTTATGGTGATAATTTTTTTACAAGTGAAATCGAGGTTCGGGAACATCCTGATCGAGTAAAAGCATTTAGAGAAGCAAGTCTTCGTGGTTGGCAATATGCAATGAGCCATGAGGAAGAAATTGTAGATTTGATTTATGAAAAATACTCTAAAAGAAATTCGAAGGAAAGACTATTATTTGAAGCAAAACAAATGACTCCATTAATCCAACCAGTGCTTGTGGAGATGGGTTATATGAATCCAGGGCGTTGGAAACACATCAATGATGTGTATGCAGATCTCGGAATGCTTCCTAAAAATATGAATCTACGGGGTTTTATTTATGATCCCAATCCTCAAACAAATTACGATTGGATTTATTATTCTTTTGGAGTAGTTGTTTCTATTTTTATAGTTGTTTGGTTGGTGCAATGGCGTCGTTTGGAAAAACAATATTCGGAAAACTTAAAGAAACAGGTTGAAGTTCGAACAGAAGAATTAAAAAATTCTAATGAATATTTACAAGTATTGAACCAAAGTTTATTGAATACTTTAAAAGAACTTACGGAAGCTCAAGATCGACTTCTTTCTTCTGAAAAATTAGCAGTGCTCGGACAACTTGCCGCTGGTATGGCCCACGAATTAAATACACCGCTAGGAGCCATAGTTTCTTCCAATCAATCTCTTGCTGATTTTCTAAATAATAAAATTAATAAAATCGTCGAAACAATTCTTGGATTTAGTAAAGAGGATTCTGTTCGATTTAATAAAGTGTTAGAAGAAAGTATCAAAAACCAAACCTTCCTTGAAGGAAAGGCAGAAAGATTGATAAAAAAGGATCTCGCTTCAAAATATTCATCAACATTAAAGATGGATTTATATGGAAAACATATGCAACTTGTCGTTGAAACTGGTGCTTATCGATTAGGCGATGAACTCAGTCAAATCTTAGAAAGCGAAAATTCTCTTACCATCCTTGAAACTGTTGCAACAATATCTGCAGCTTATCGTTCGAATCAAATCATCTCAGTCGCATCAGAAAAAGCGACACATGTGATTCGTGCTCTAAAAAGTTATTTGGTTACAGATAAAGATATTTTGAGTGGAAACACAGTTGTAGATGTTATTTTTGAAATAGAAACCATACTGTCTCTTTACCATTACAACCTAAGTAAAGTTAATATAATTAAGTCTTATTCAACCGACAAAAAGTGCAAAGGGAATAGAGACAAACTCAATCAAGTTTGGATCAATCTTTTGAACAACGCATTACAAGCGATGAGTTATGCCGGTACATTAGAAATCAAAATTCAATGGATTGAACCGTGGATCAAAGTTTCAATCATTGATTCTGGTACGGGGATTCCTGACAAAATCAAAGATAAGATTTTTGATCCATTTTTTACTACAAAACCTGACGGAGAAGGAATGGGTTTAGGTCTTGATATTTGTAAGAAAATTGTTTTACAAACGGGTGGAAAAATTGAACTGGAGGATGTGCCAAACGGAGCTTGTTTTGCTGTCTGGTTGCCTGCGGAGTAA
- a CDS encoding DUF1554 domain-containing protein — MFFRALLFSVLFLSCSKNSYNNPCDPKSKSFAMTFLLMAVSGEQKDACFPGITIKDQVGILLSATTGRLSEHGGNATIGSSLTYKLGFGSEPKEDVNVNIVVSNPSYATVSPTTIVWTPNDWPSEKMITVTAVNDTLLNGTRDFLIRLVPTSADSTLRLQERLISMQILDNDKRLFVNSTLTKGNLGGIAGADATCSSDPKCPVGSQCKAMIATDSGIRRATITGDVGDGQLDWVLKPFASYVQSDNTTPIGTTNAVSLFTLPIVNGIESPGVTTWTGFGTSWQSDPNNCSNWTNSISGNGIVGSSSSNNVALLNNLNVACTSDLKFYCAEQ, encoded by the coding sequence ATGTTTTTTAGAGCTCTTCTATTTAGTGTTCTTTTCCTTTCTTGTAGTAAAAATTCCTATAATAATCCTTGTGACCCAAAATCAAAATCCTTTGCCATGACTTTTTTGCTAATGGCAGTTTCTGGTGAACAGAAAGATGCATGTTTTCCAGGCATTACAATCAAAGATCAAGTTGGCATATTGCTTAGTGCAACAACAGGTCGTCTCTCTGAACATGGCGGGAATGCTACCATTGGTTCTTCGTTAACTTATAAATTAGGTTTTGGGTCCGAGCCAAAAGAAGATGTGAATGTCAATATAGTCGTTTCGAATCCTTCTTATGCGACAGTCAGCCCAACTACAATTGTTTGGACACCCAATGATTGGCCTTCGGAAAAAATGATTACTGTAACGGCTGTAAACGATACCTTATTAAATGGGACTAGGGATTTTTTAATTCGCCTGGTGCCGACTTCTGCAGATAGTACTTTGCGACTTCAAGAAAGATTGATCTCAATGCAGATTTTAGATAACGATAAAAGGTTATTTGTGAATTCAACTCTCACCAAAGGAAACTTAGGTGGGATTGCCGGAGCAGATGCAACATGTTCTTCCGATCCTAAATGCCCTGTTGGATCTCAATGTAAGGCAATGATTGCAACTGATTCTGGAATTCGAAGGGCAACTATCACGGGAGATGTAGGCGATGGCCAATTGGACTGGGTTCTAAAACCATTCGCATCTTATGTTCAAAGCGACAATACAACGCCGATCGGAACTACGAATGCAGTTTCATTGTTTACCCTACCAATTGTGAATGGAATTGAATCTCCGGGAGTGACCACTTGGACTGGATTTGGAACTTCATGGCAATCAGATCCGAACAATTGTTCCAATTGGACAAATTCAATCTCTGGGAACGGAATTGTAGGTAGTTCTAGTAGCAATAATGTAGCGTTACTCAATAATTTGAATGTAGCTTGTACTAGTGATTTGAAGTTTTACTGCGCAGAACAATAA
- a CDS encoding NADPH-dependent FMN reductase, whose product MSKSKPKVLAISGGISSSSYNKKILNALKHNYADDCEIMMYDEIANFPFFASGISDEETPEIVKTFLKEVEKADGILICSPEYVFSIPGVLKNAIEWAVSSVVFTDKPVALITAASVGEKAHESLLLVLKTIGAKLSEKTNLLISGVKGKVSIDGEITEEVTKQSVKNLMVQFINSLKTNSSD is encoded by the coding sequence ATGTCAAAATCAAAACCCAAAGTTCTAGCGATTTCAGGAGGAATTAGTTCCTCTTCTTATAATAAAAAAATCCTGAATGCTTTAAAACATAATTACGCAGACGATTGTGAAATTATGATGTATGATGAGATCGCCAATTTTCCGTTTTTTGCTTCTGGAATCTCTGATGAAGAAACTCCAGAGATAGTGAAAACTTTTTTAAAGGAAGTGGAGAAAGCTGATGGGATTTTAATATGTTCTCCCGAGTACGTATTTAGCATTCCTGGAGTTTTGAAAAATGCAATTGAATGGGCAGTTTCTTCTGTTGTGTTTACAGATAAACCTGTGGCACTTATCACAGCAGCATCGGTTGGTGAAAAGGCACATGAATCTTTACTATTGGTCTTAAAAACAATCGGTGCTAAGTTATCGGAAAAAACCAATTTGTTGATTTCTGGAGTGAAAGGAAAGGTTTCTATCGATGGAGAAATTACTGAAGAAGTTACGAAACAATCAGTAAAAAATCTAATGGTCCAGTTTATCAATTCATTAAAAACGAATTCGTCAGATTGA
- a CDS encoding N-acyl homoserine lactonase family protein, producing the protein MKSLTPIFVLVVLFSFFGCFSRAAIPYTKEVPPVQLEKPIEGLKLEVFQTGRMVIDGWAAYTGGEGKISMDQPAYLISHPTYGLVAFEAGHHSEIATNPSEHLGWIHRVGLMPMEQDRGQDFRNQLKTTGKNPDSIRDLLVSHFHPEHVGAVEEFPNARIVADRREIKHGTESPNYNYVNTEYDGISNWFQIDFSSKNQFGSFEGSYDLVGDGSILVLSTPGHTPGHISLLVNLGSGPVLLTGDMAWTEHNIRSASIGLPFISSDGEAARISLGQLLAFQSKNPGVLIVPGHDLNPLRKNPRKDIHIHP; encoded by the coding sequence ATGAAATCCCTAACTCCGATATTTGTTTTGGTAGTTCTTTTTTCTTTTTTTGGCTGTTTTAGCAGAGCCGCGATTCCCTATACGAAAGAAGTTCCTCCGGTCCAACTGGAGAAACCGATTGAAGGTCTCAAACTGGAAGTTTTCCAAACGGGACGAATGGTCATTGATGGCTGGGCTGCTTACACTGGCGGCGAAGGGAAAATCAGCATGGACCAACCGGCATATTTAATTTCCCATCCAACCTACGGTTTGGTTGCGTTTGAAGCAGGACACCATTCCGAGATTGCAACGAATCCCTCTGAACATTTAGGTTGGATACATCGTGTGGGACTCATGCCGATGGAACAAGACCGGGGTCAGGACTTCCGCAACCAATTGAAAACAACTGGAAAAAATCCAGATTCTATACGAGATCTTTTAGTTTCTCACTTTCATCCAGAACATGTTGGGGCAGTAGAGGAATTTCCAAATGCGAGAATTGTCGCAGACCGGCGAGAAATAAAACATGGGACAGAATCACCAAACTATAATTATGTGAACACTGAGTATGATGGCATATCAAACTGGTTTCAAATCGATTTTTCTTCTAAAAACCAATTTGGATCCTTTGAGGGATCGTATGATTTGGTGGGAGACGGATCTATTTTGGTTCTTTCCACACCAGGGCATACACCAGGACATATTTCTCTTTTGGTAAATTTAGGATCTGGACCAGTCTTGTTAACTGGTGACATGGCATGGACAGAACATAACATCCGTTCTGCTTCGATTGGTCTTCCTTTTATTTCTTCAGATGGAGAAGCTGCAAGGATTTCACTTGGTCAATTATTGGCATTCCAATCTAAAAATCCTGGTGTCCTGATTGTCCCAGGGCATGACCTAAATCCATTACGAAAAAACCCAAGAAAAGATATCCATATCCATCCTTGA
- a CDS encoding PadR family transcriptional regulator, whose translation MKRESKTQYALLGILSQCEMNGYEIRKYIESTISFFWSESFGQIYPTLAKLEEEGLIREWEKTDNNGKKKKVYKITRPGLEAFRRWMDESPIQTNKRNELLFKVFFGRHMNPKLLTQQLEEEVRKQKEDLKLLKNFQKELDTDWEKHPDLEYWSLTLEYAEKQTKLNLDWIDKVKSKIKS comes from the coding sequence ATGAAACGAGAAAGCAAAACACAATATGCACTGTTAGGTATCCTTTCTCAATGTGAAATGAATGGATATGAAATCCGAAAATACATTGAGTCCACAATTAGTTTTTTCTGGAGCGAAAGTTTCGGACAAATTTATCCCACTTTGGCAAAGTTAGAAGAAGAAGGATTGATTCGAGAATGGGAAAAAACGGATAACAACGGAAAAAAGAAAAAAGTTTATAAAATCACTCGTCCTGGACTTGAGGCATTCCGACGTTGGATGGACGAATCACCGATCCAAACAAACAAAAGAAATGAATTGTTGTTTAAAGTTTTTTTTGGAAGGCATATGAATCCAAAATTACTAACCCAACAGTTAGAAGAAGAAGTCCGTAAACAAAAGGAAGATTTAAAACTATTAAAAAACTTTCAAAAGGAACTTGATACGGATTGGGAAAAACATCCAGACTTGGAGTATTGGTCTTTGACCCTTGAGTATGCTGAAAAACAAACAAAGCTAAATTTAGATTGGATAGACAAAGTTAAAAGTAAAATTAAAAGCTGA
- a CDS encoding alpha/beta fold hydrolase — MKFFQKELNEFESNGQYLNFKGFSIYYRTIGEGRNLFLLHGYPFNSYDWSLVIPKISKDRKIILLDFLGMGFSDKPQNHRYSFEEYAEIVNEVANHLGITEADILAHDLAVSVVQEILSSLEKNKFKIRSIAFMNGGLFSDVYNPRLIQRFLSQTPNVIGKLISKVMSRKSVEASLFRVFGPATQPNKHWLDIFWEVLNYKEGKSIAYLIGRLVFEKVRYQKRWTNAMLDTQIPFCYICGPADPNSGLNMSDRFSKVFPSRPIYFLSEKIGHWPQIESPEEVVSTYYQFINELK, encoded by the coding sequence ATGAAATTTTTTCAGAAAGAACTAAATGAATTTGAATCTAATGGACAATACTTAAATTTCAAAGGTTTTTCTATTTACTATCGAACGATAGGAGAAGGAAGGAATTTATTTCTTTTACACGGTTATCCGTTCAATAGTTATGATTGGAGTTTAGTCATTCCAAAAATATCCAAAGATAGAAAAATCATTCTTCTGGATTTTTTAGGTATGGGTTTTTCCGATAAACCACAAAATCACCGTTATTCGTTTGAGGAGTATGCAGAAATCGTAAATGAAGTTGCAAATCATTTAGGAATCACTGAAGCAGATATTTTGGCCCATGATTTAGCTGTTAGTGTTGTGCAAGAAATATTGTCTTCACTGGAAAAAAATAAATTTAAAATACGTTCGATTGCGTTTATGAATGGAGGTCTTTTTTCTGATGTTTACAATCCGAGACTGATCCAAAGGTTTTTATCTCAAACCCCAAACGTCATTGGAAAATTAATCAGTAAGGTAATGAGTCGAAAATCTGTAGAGGCATCGCTTTTTCGTGTTTTCGGACCTGCCACCCAACCAAACAAACATTGGTTAGATATCTTTTGGGAAGTTTTAAACTATAAAGAAGGAAAATCGATTGCTTATCTGATTGGCCGACTGGTGTTTGAAAAAGTTCGTTATCAAAAACGATGGACAAACGCTATGTTGGATACCCAGATTCCATTTTGTTATATTTGTGGACCAGCAGATCCAAACTCAGGATTAAATATGTCAGATCGTTTTTCCAAAGTTTTTCCTTCTCGCCCTATTTATTTTTTATCTGAAAAGATAGGACATTGGCCACAAATTGAGTCGCCAGAAGAAGTTGTTTCAACATACTATCAATTTATTAATGAATTAAAATAA
- a CDS encoding MarR family winged helix-turn-helix transcriptional regulator encodes MEEIIEQWRKEIPTLSLRGMEVFGRLGQAAILASDAVESSLSKLGLKMGEFDVLASLRRSGPPFQLNPTQLWQGMLLSSGAMTNRLDRLEIAGYIERFPDPNDRRATLVSLTEKGLKLINEAVVLHTQNEDECIQDFTVEEITSLNSLLSKLKRSIEKTKK; translated from the coding sequence ATGGAAGAAATAATCGAACAATGGCGAAAAGAAATCCCCACACTTTCCCTACGCGGAATGGAAGTATTCGGACGTTTGGGACAAGCGGCCATTCTTGCAAGTGATGCTGTGGAATCTAGTTTAAGCAAATTAGGATTAAAAATGGGAGAATTTGATGTTTTGGCTTCACTTCGTAGATCGGGACCTCCCTTCCAATTAAATCCTACTCAGCTTTGGCAAGGAATGTTACTCTCCTCTGGTGCCATGACCAACCGCTTGGACCGTCTTGAAATAGCAGGTTATATCGAGAGATTTCCCGATCCTAACGATAGGAGAGCCACCTTAGTTTCACTAACAGAAAAAGGTTTAAAACTGATTAACGAAGCTGTTGTTTTGCACACCCAAAACGAAGATGAGTGCATTCAGGATTTTACAGTAGAAGAAATAACTTCCTTAAATTCTCTCTTATCAAAACTAAAACGGTCGATAGAAAAAACAAAGAAATAA
- a CDS encoding DUF3703 domain-containing protein has translation MNFKMPEDFRKAYRKELENYHVSLKEKNFVQAWHFLERAHVIGQYHPISHTGIHFRMLVFGIRALDGKEIFGQMIRVLFGWIGSLFNRIPVGNTGGVSVPIFASMPIPDDLKSLLKDADTDRIGLAGLKTK, from the coding sequence ATGAATTTTAAAATGCCTGAAGATTTTAGAAAAGCCTATCGGAAAGAATTAGAGAACTACCACGTCTCTTTGAAGGAAAAAAACTTTGTGCAAGCTTGGCATTTTTTAGAAAGAGCACATGTCATTGGCCAATACCATCCAATCTCACATACAGGCATTCACTTTCGAATGTTGGTGTTTGGAATTAGAGCATTGGATGGAAAAGAAATTTTTGGTCAAATGATTCGAGTTTTATTCGGTTGGATCGGTAGTTTATTCAATCGAATTCCGGTTGGGAATACGGGCGGAGTTTCTGTGCCAATTTTTGCATCTATGCCCATTCCTGATGATTTAAAGAGTTTGTTGAAGGATGCAGATACTGATCGTATTGGCCTTGCCGGTTTAAAAACCAAATAG
- a CDS encoding helix-turn-helix domain-containing protein: METKEKSGFYVWKEMAAYTGVSFATKRHSHFYHQFCFSLDKPFLLRGKNGKDFYSQAALVPSGVSHETTFGNDRFIILLIDPLLFAVSYQTGFIHKEGDPAFDLTDIISNSDILFFETELKSNQSEAKNKILQLLKDKFILENQRNIDNRIKDSLSFIQQDELDQLTLKQISKITKLSPSRFRHLFRSETGITFSSYKLWKKMQKAIFTLIEQKDLMNAAYEGGFFDQPHFNRVLRRSFGLSPSELKKNTHFELKIFSS; the protein is encoded by the coding sequence ATGGAAACAAAGGAGAAGTCAGGCTTTTATGTTTGGAAAGAAATGGCCGCATATACGGGAGTATCCTTTGCCACCAAACGTCACAGCCACTTTTACCATCAGTTTTGTTTTTCTTTAGACAAACCTTTTTTGCTGAGAGGGAAAAATGGTAAAGATTTTTATTCACAAGCAGCTTTGGTCCCTTCGGGAGTGAGTCATGAAACAACTTTTGGGAACGATCGTTTTATTATTTTATTGATCGATCCGTTGTTATTTGCTGTGTCTTATCAAACAGGTTTTATTCATAAGGAAGGCGATCCTGCTTTTGATTTAACGGATATTATTTCTAATTCAGATATTTTGTTTTTTGAAACAGAACTAAAATCAAACCAAAGTGAAGCAAAAAACAAAATCCTTCAATTACTCAAAGATAAGTTTATTTTAGAAAACCAACGAAATATTGACAATCGTATTAAGGATAGTCTGTCGTTCATACAACAAGATGAATTAGACCAACTCACTTTGAAACAAATTTCTAAAATTACAAAACTATCTCCCAGTCGATTTCGACATTTGTTTCGCAGTGAAACAGGTATTACATTTTCAAGTTATAAGTTATGGAAAAAAATGCAGAAAGCAATTTTCACTCTTATCGAACAAAAAGATTTGATGAATGCTGCCTATGAAGGTGGATTTTTTGATCAGCCACATTTTAATCGAGTGTTACGTAGATCTTTTGGTTTGAGTCCTTCTGAGTTAAAAAAAAATACACATTTTGAATTAAAAATATTCTCATCATAG